From Xylanibacter oryzae DSM 17970, a single genomic window includes:
- the rplP gene encoding 50S ribosomal protein L16, whose translation MLQPKRVKYRRPQDGRGNKGNAHRGTQLAFGSFGIKTLEAKWLDSRQIEAARVAVNRYMQREGQVWIRIFPDKPITRKPADVRMGKGKGDPAGWVAPVTPGRILFEVEGVSFDIAKEALRLAAQKLPVKTKFVVRRDFDKNA comes from the coding sequence ATGTTACAACCTAAGAGAGTAAAATATAGAAGACCCCAAGACGGACGTGGCAACAAAGGCAACGCCCACAGAGGTACACAATTGGCTTTCGGATCATTTGGAATCAAAACTCTAGAGGCCAAATGGTTGGATAGTCGTCAGATTGAGGCAGCTCGTGTAGCTGTCAACCGTTACATGCAGCGCGAAGGTCAAGTTTGGATTCGTATCTTTCCAGATAAACCAATAACTCGTAAACCTGCAGACGTACGTATGGGTAAAGGAAAAGGAGATCCAGCAGGCTGGGTCGCTCCTGTTACACCAGGACGTATCCTCTTTGAAGTAGAAGGCGTTTCTTTTGATATTGCTAAAGAGGCTTTGCGCCTTGCAGCACAGAAACTACCTGTTAAGACTAAGTTTGTTGTTAGACGTGATTTCGATAAAAACGCTTAA
- the rpmC gene encoding 50S ribosomal protein L29 has translation MKIKEVRELDAKDLAERIENEVAKYNQMKLNHSITPLENPLQIKAARRNIARMKSELRQRELNK, from the coding sequence ATGAAGATTAAAGAAGTAAGAGAACTTGATGCTAAGGACTTAGCAGAGAGAATAGAAAATGAAGTGGCAAAATACAACCAAATGAAGTTGAACCACTCTATTACTCCACTGGAGAATCCATTACAGATTAAGGCTGCTCGTCGAAATATAGCACGTATGAAATCAGAACTCCGTCAGAGAGAACTCAATAAATAA
- the rpsQ gene encoding 30S ribosomal protein S17 encodes METRNLRKTRTGVVVSDKMDKTIVIAAKFKEMHPIYGKFVQKTKKYHVHDEKNEANVGDTVLIMETRPLSKTKRWRLVQIIEKAK; translated from the coding sequence ATGGAAACAAGAAATTTAAGAAAGACAAGAACGGGTGTCGTTGTTAGCGATAAAATGGATAAGACCATTGTTATTGCTGCTAAATTTAAGGAAATGCACCCAATATATGGTAAGTTTGTTCAGAAAACAAAAAAGTACCATGTACATGATGAGAAAAATGAGGCTAATGTAGGTGATACAGTACTCATTATGGAGACTCGTCCTTTGAGCAAAACAAAGAGATGGAGATTAGTTCAAATAATTGAAAAAGCTAAGTAA
- the rpsC gene encoding 30S ribosomal protein S3, whose translation MGQKVNPISNRLGIVRGWDSNWFGGKDFGDNLVEDSKIRKYLNERLAKASVSRIVIERTLKLVTITVCTARPGIVIGKGGQDVDKLKEELKKLYDKEIQINIFEVKKPELDASIVANNIARQVEGKIAYRRAIKMAIANTMRSGAEGIKVQIAGRLNGAEMARKEMYKEGRTPLHTFRADIDFCQAEALTKVGLLGIKVWICRGEVYGKRDLTPNFSQSKDNNSRQNGGKPGRNRKRNNNR comes from the coding sequence ATGGGACAGAAAGTTAATCCAATAAGCAACCGTTTAGGAATTGTCAGAGGTTGGGATTCAAATTGGTTTGGAGGCAAAGACTTCGGAGATAATTTAGTAGAAGATTCTAAAATCCGAAAGTATCTTAACGAGCGTTTGGCTAAGGCTAGCGTATCTCGTATTGTCATCGAACGTACTTTGAAACTAGTTACCATTACTGTTTGTACAGCTCGTCCGGGCATTGTCATTGGTAAAGGTGGTCAAGATGTTGACAAACTGAAGGAAGAGTTGAAAAAACTCTATGATAAAGAGATACAAATTAATATCTTTGAAGTAAAGAAGCCAGAACTTGATGCTTCTATAGTAGCTAATAATATAGCTCGTCAAGTTGAAGGTAAAATAGCTTATAGACGTGCAATTAAAATGGCTATAGCTAATACAATGCGCTCTGGAGCTGAAGGTATTAAAGTTCAAATTGCAGGTCGATTAAACGGAGCTGAAATGGCCCGTAAAGAAATGTATAAAGAAGGACGTACTCCTTTGCATACTTTTCGTGCAGATATCGATTTCTGCCAGGCAGAAGCTCTTACAAAGGTAGGTCTACTGGGCATAAAGGTTTGGATTTGCCGTGGTGAAGTTTATGGAAAACGTGATTTAACACCTAACTTCTCACAGAGCAAAGATAATAATAGTCGCCAGAATGGTGGCAAGCCTGGAAGAAACCGTAAGAGAAACAATAACCGCTAA